From the genome of Candidatus Saccharimonadales bacterium, one region includes:
- the tatC gene encoding twin-arginine translocase subunit TatC produces the protein MQKTLGHKTAKQRATKRHNEPDLPPVKSFSDHISELRRRLFAVVFIFIAASGIAYNYNEIIVKAIMKPLGGEKLIYLTPGGGFNFIFQVSLYAGLLLAAPVLIHQLYGFIKPALPDRAKRSASKVVVAAFVLMLAGVAFGYFIAIPSALHFLSTFAGSDIIPNLTADSYLNFFLAYVAGLGVLFELPLLLLFFHWIHPLTPSGLLKTERFVILFSFVVAAIITPTPDMFNQAMIAVPLILIYQLGAITVWVAIRKEHKKLLSTRQQKSTEKTPREPEVSLQKSPQPLSLPQAPVAPSTVPPVRPRRSLDGFGPSQRRVSVPQRAQAPQRGSGTPRSHYQRGLSVDGFIS, from the coding sequence ATGCAAAAGACACTGGGACACAAAACAGCCAAGCAAAGAGCAACGAAAAGGCATAATGAGCCTGATCTTCCTCCGGTAAAGAGCTTTTCGGATCATATCAGTGAACTACGACGACGTCTTTTTGCCGTAGTGTTTATTTTCATTGCCGCTTCGGGCATCGCTTATAACTATAACGAAATTATAGTTAAGGCGATAATGAAGCCTCTAGGCGGTGAGAAGCTTATTTATCTGACTCCCGGAGGAGGGTTTAATTTTATTTTCCAGGTATCTCTTTATGCTGGATTGTTGCTTGCCGCGCCTGTTCTTATTCATCAACTGTATGGATTTATCAAGCCTGCGCTTCCCGATCGTGCCAAGCGTTCTGCTAGTAAAGTAGTAGTCGCCGCTTTTGTTTTGATGCTTGCCGGGGTTGCCTTCGGGTACTTTATCGCTATCCCTTCTGCGCTCCATTTCCTCTCAACCTTCGCAGGTAGTGACATTATTCCTAATCTTACGGCTGACTCTTATCTCAATTTCTTCCTGGCTTATGTAGCGGGGCTTGGCGTTTTGTTTGAACTTCCCCTTCTCCTTTTATTTTTTCACTGGATTCACCCACTTACTCCAAGTGGTCTTCTTAAAACAGAGCGTTTTGTCATTTTATTTTCGTTTGTGGTGGCTGCTATCATCACACCGACTCCCGACATGTTTAACCAAGCGATGATAGCTGTACCGCTTATTTTGATTTATCAACTTGGTGCAATTACGGTATGGGTGGCGATTCGGAAAGAACATAAAAAGCTACTATCTACTCGGCAGCAGAAATCGACAGAGAAGACCCCTCGCGAGCCAGAGGTTTCTTTGCAAAAATCACCTCAGCCCTTATCCCTACCTCAAGCTCCGGTGGCTCCAAGTACGGTGCCGCCCGTTCGTCCTCGTCGGTCACTGGATGGTTTCGGCCCTTCTCAACGACGTGTTTCCGTGCCTCAAAGGGCTCAGGCACCTCAGCGAGGTAGTGGTACGCCGAGATCGCATTATCAGCGTGGCTTAAGCGTTGATGGATTTATTTCATAA
- a CDS encoding transcriptional regulator, translated as MTERQIAILVAIVEQYAEIAVPVGSVTLAKLFGVSSATIRSEMVRLEEMGLITQPHTSAGRIPTDKGYRFYVNRLTETEDHSLLELDRSARAIEARVTTHSDHAGHAIRSAVDSLVELTHNLGIATIGDQLYMSGIGNLFSQPEFMQGRHTQAVAQLLDNLEPWLREAAPNEPLNVFIGSENPIGKTSGATLIISRFRSPYSDRSYIGVLGPTRQSYGKVMRLVRHTGAMLEEVL; from the coding sequence ATGACCGAACGTCAAATCGCCATCCTTGTTGCTATTGTCGAACAGTACGCTGAAATCGCGGTACCTGTAGGAAGTGTGACTCTGGCAAAGCTGTTTGGCGTGTCGAGTGCAACCATTCGTAGCGAAATGGTTCGGCTAGAGGAGATGGGGCTGATTACCCAACCGCACACCAGTGCTGGGCGGATTCCAACAGATAAAGGATATAGGTTTTATGTGAACCGGCTCACCGAAACAGAAGACCATAGTTTGCTTGAACTCGATCGCAGTGCGAGAGCGATTGAAGCACGAGTAACTACGCATAGCGACCATGCCGGTCACGCAATCCGCAGCGCGGTAGATAGTTTGGTTGAACTTACTCATAATCTTGGTATTGCCACGATCGGTGATCAGTTATATATGAGCGGTATCGGTAATCTCTTTAGCCAGCCTGAGTTTATGCAAGGGCGCCATACTCAGGCGGTAGCACAGCTCCTGGATAACCTTGAGCCATGGCTACGTGAAGCGGCGCCTAACGAACCCCTGAATGTCTTTATCGGTTCGGAAAATCCAATCGGAAAAACCAGTGGAGCAACGCTTATCATCAGTCGTTTTCGTTCACCGTATTCTGATAGAAGCTATATTGGTGTACTTGGTCCCACTCGCCAAAGCTATGGTAAGGTGATGCGCCTTGTCAGGCACACCGGCGCCATGCTTGAAGAAGTGTTGTAG
- a CDS encoding nucleotide exchange factor GrpE, which translates to MTKQKNADEAQARIDELTKDLQRTRADFENYRKRMEAEKTAAREAGQANAILKLLPIIDTIERAIVYIPAELKDNKWALGIAGLAKNLSKSLEGLNLKRIDASKGAAFNPDLHEAIQFDEEATGDKEVIAEELQAGYLLGNRPIRHAMVKVTRQ; encoded by the coding sequence ATGACAAAGCAAAAAAATGCCGACGAAGCCCAGGCAAGAATTGATGAACTAACGAAGGATCTCCAGCGTACTCGCGCTGATTTTGAGAATTATCGCAAACGTATGGAGGCAGAAAAAACAGCTGCCCGCGAAGCCGGACAAGCGAACGCCATCCTAAAACTCCTTCCTATTATTGATACAATCGAACGAGCCATCGTGTATATCCCTGCTGAATTAAAAGATAATAAATGGGCCCTCGGTATTGCGGGCCTTGCTAAAAACCTTTCTAAATCTCTTGAGGGACTCAACCTCAAGAGAATCGATGCCTCTAAGGGTGCTGCTTTTAACCCTGACCTTCACGAAGCGATCCAGTTTGATGAAGAAGCTACAGGAGACAAAGAGGTTATCGCCGAAGAACTTCAGGCAGGATATCTTCTTGGTAATCGCCCGATTCGTCACGCAATGGTAAAAGTAACACGCCAATAA
- a CDS encoding polysaccharide deacetylase family protein produces MMAVVLLLIAFSIIALRSPGLTEITTGRKTNVSKATFLKNYTVHYPIFHDAALDAIISRHTEEYIAHFEKRLAGKNDIRDHLTVNYEANHVGTITTSITFISKETVSGQPDVISSQHLVLDMQNKKQLTAQDVIAQNLSARQTLAKLLHDYFKQAGVVSSPLELVNLLELQLADLHDFSLDAHSLILYLNPHQPSITNAGLAPVAIDKSLLGGVLYDTYTKPDSDVQPADPLVASYHIQSPPPAGNIINPDGRMLALTFDDGPDNLTPSVLDRLDTYQSHATFFVLGHLVDTYKATLQRAIREGSEIGNHSWNHPDLRSLSPAELEWQVGATQAAIQVATGGYTPRLMRPPYGGTNSLVAHYLETHGLRQALWNVDTDDWRDRDAEVIYNRIMANAADGRIILLHDIHPTSVQAALRAIRDLKAQGFQLVTASDLYRYRGM; encoded by the coding sequence ATGATGGCAGTAGTACTGCTGCTTATAGCATTTAGTATTATTGCCCTTCGTTCTCCCGGGCTGACGGAAATAACAACAGGAAGAAAGACCAATGTCAGTAAGGCTACTTTTTTAAAAAACTACACCGTACACTATCCTATTTTTCATGATGCGGCTCTCGATGCAATCATTAGCCGGCATACGGAAGAATATATTGCTCATTTTGAGAAAAGACTGGCAGGCAAGAATGACATACGCGATCATCTTACGGTAAACTACGAAGCAAATCATGTCGGTACCATCACAACGAGTATTACATTTATTAGCAAAGAAACAGTTAGCGGCCAACCGGATGTCATCTCGAGTCAGCATCTCGTTCTCGATATGCAGAATAAAAAACAGCTCACGGCGCAAGATGTTATTGCGCAGAATTTAAGTGCGCGGCAGACGTTAGCAAAATTATTGCATGACTATTTCAAGCAAGCAGGTGTCGTATCATCGCCGCTTGAGCTGGTGAATCTTCTTGAGCTACAACTAGCAGATCTTCATGATTTTAGCCTCGATGCCCATTCACTCATTCTTTATCTCAATCCACACCAGCCGAGTATTACTAATGCGGGATTGGCTCCAGTTGCGATTGATAAGTCACTTCTTGGCGGAGTGCTTTACGATACATACACAAAACCAGATTCGGATGTTCAGCCTGCCGATCCACTAGTTGCGTCGTACCATATTCAATCCCCTCCACCAGCTGGTAACATAATTAATCCTGATGGTCGAATGCTTGCTTTAACATTTGATGATGGCCCGGACAATCTCACGCCAAGTGTGCTTGATCGTTTGGACACGTACCAATCACATGCAACATTCTTTGTGCTTGGTCATCTCGTCGATACCTATAAAGCGACGCTTCAGCGAGCTATCCGCGAAGGCAGCGAGATAGGCAATCATAGCTGGAATCACCCAGACCTTCGCTCACTTTCGCCCGCCGAGCTGGAGTGGCAGGTAGGAGCGACACAGGCTGCCATCCAAGTGGCCACAGGCGGATACACACCCCGGCTAATGCGACCTCCCTATGGTGGAACGAACTCTTTAGTGGCCCATTATCTGGAGACGCACGGGTTACGTCAAGCACTGTGGAATGTGGATACGGATGATTGGCGTGACCGTGATGCGGAGGTCATCTACAATCGGATTATGGCCAACGCAGCCGATGGTCGAATAATACTGCTTCATGATATTCATCCTACTTCAGTGCAGGCGGCTCTGCGCGCTATACGCGATTTGAAAGCGCAAGGTTTTCAGTTGGTGACGGCATCTGATCTGTATAGATATAGAGGTATGTAG
- the dnaK gene encoding molecular chaperone DnaK: MGKIIGIDLGTTNSAFAYMVAGKPEVIANAEGNRTTPSVVAINKGGERLVGQVAQRQRVTNAKNTIYGVKRLIGRKFSDDEVQKDLDIMPYEIVKKGDGVAVKMGDKEYTPEEVSAMILSKIKADAEAFLGEKVTEAVITVPAYFDDSQRQATKDAGKIAGLEVKRIINEPTAAALAYGLDSKKDEKIAVFDLGGGTFDVSILELGDGVFEVRATNGDTHLGGEDFDNRIVNHFLDVFKKNEGIDLKGDKAAMQRLKDEAEKAKKELSSTTETEINLPFITADADGPKHFEYKLTRAKLEELVKDLIDRLAQPVEKALKDADLKASEVDEIVLVGGMTRMPAVVEKVKAIFGKDPLKGVNPDEVVAVGAAIQGGVLQGDVKDVLLLDVTPLSLGIETMGGVSTKLIERNTTIPTSKSQVFSTAADSQPQVEIHVLQGEREMANDNKSLGRFILDGIAPAPRGVPQIEVTFNLDANGILNVTAKDKGTGKEQSITIQDSGNMSKEDIEKAQREAEAHADEDKKKREAVEARNTLENAIYQAEKMPDEFKDKISDDDKKAITDAVEEAKKHQTSDEKEELEKAAKELLEKVQTIGAKLYEAAAKEEKADTDSASGDKKSDEPVEGEVVDDKEKK, encoded by the coding sequence ATGGGAAAAATTATTGGAATCGACCTAGGAACCACCAACAGCGCCTTTGCATACATGGTAGCCGGTAAGCCCGAAGTCATTGCAAACGCTGAAGGTAACCGAACGACGCCAAGCGTTGTCGCGATCAATAAAGGCGGTGAGCGTTTGGTGGGGCAAGTTGCTCAGCGTCAGCGTGTAACGAATGCAAAAAATACTATCTATGGTGTAAAACGTCTCATCGGTCGCAAGTTTAGCGACGACGAAGTGCAAAAAGATCTTGATATCATGCCCTACGAGATTGTCAAAAAAGGCGATGGTGTAGCAGTAAAGATGGGCGATAAAGAATACACGCCTGAAGAAGTGTCGGCTATGATCCTCTCTAAAATTAAGGCAGATGCCGAAGCATTCCTTGGTGAAAAGGTCACCGAAGCCGTTATCACCGTTCCTGCCTACTTTGACGATTCACAGCGGCAGGCGACCAAGGATGCGGGTAAGATCGCTGGCCTTGAGGTAAAGCGTATTATCAACGAGCCAACGGCGGCGGCGCTGGCCTATGGTCTTGATAGCAAAAAAGACGAAAAGATCGCTGTCTTCGACCTTGGCGGCGGTACATTCGATGTTTCTATTCTCGAACTTGGTGATGGTGTTTTTGAAGTTCGTGCTACCAATGGTGACACGCACCTCGGGGGTGAAGACTTCGATAACCGTATCGTCAACCACTTTCTTGACGTCTTCAAAAAGAATGAAGGTATCGATCTTAAGGGTGACAAAGCCGCAATGCAGCGTCTTAAGGACGAAGCTGAAAAGGCAAAGAAAGAACTTTCAAGTACGACGGAAACAGAAATCAATCTTCCATTTATTACCGCGGATGCCGATGGTCCCAAGCACTTCGAGTACAAGCTCACCCGCGCCAAACTAGAAGAGCTTGTTAAAGACCTCATCGACCGTCTTGCCCAGCCTGTTGAAAAAGCATTAAAAGATGCCGATCTTAAGGCAAGTGAAGTCGACGAAATCGTGCTTGTAGGTGGTATGACTCGGATGCCTGCCGTGGTAGAAAAAGTAAAGGCTATCTTTGGCAAAGACCCGCTTAAAGGTGTTAATCCAGATGAAGTGGTTGCCGTTGGTGCTGCGATTCAAGGTGGGGTGCTTCAGGGTGACGTTAAAGACGTACTACTGCTGGACGTGACACCGCTCTCACTTGGTATTGAAACGATGGGTGGCGTTTCGACTAAACTTATCGAGCGCAATACAACTATTCCAACTAGTAAATCCCAAGTCTTTTCTACCGCTGCTGACAGCCAGCCGCAAGTTGAAATTCATGTCCTCCAGGGTGAGCGCGAAATGGCGAATGACAACAAAAGCCTTGGTCGATTTATCCTCGACGGCATCGCCCCAGCACCTCGCGGTGTTCCGCAAATTGAAGTAACCTTCAACCTCGATGCCAATGGAATCCTCAATGTTACCGCAAAAGATAAGGGAACAGGCAAAGAGCAATCCATTACCATCCAAGATAGCGGCAATATGAGCAAAGAGGATATCGAAAAAGCGCAAAGGGAAGCTGAAGCGCATGCTGACGAAGACAAGAAAAAACGCGAAGCGGTAGAAGCTCGCAATACGCTTGAAAATGCCATTTACCAGGCAGAAAAAATGCCCGACGAATTCAAGGATAAAATCTCTGACGACGATAAAAAAGCAATTACCGATGCTGTTGAGGAAGCCAAAAAACATCAGACTTCCGATGAGAAGGAAGAGCTTGAAAAAGCGGCTAAAGAATTGCTTGAAAAAGTCCAAACGATCGGTGCCAAGCTTTACGAAGCTGCGGCTAAAGAAGAAAAGGCCGATACCGACAGCGCGTCAGGTGATAAGAAATCTGATGAGCCGGTTGAAGGCGAAGTAGTCGACGATAAAGAGAAAAAATAA
- a CDS encoding GGDEF domain-containing protein, translating to MPGYDHLPREHRDALTNLPNRLALNEFLEQAVLEMPGMVAILELDIDGMKEVNDEDGHPDGDKFLQTIAEVLSATIRSEDRFLAHKSGDEFTVMLSKIDSEEELAVIRERIRETLDDYGIGTAIGGRMHREGETVEELLAEADKLMYQDKVARKKERYGNPDTILVIRRIARLALSSGISPRDLPTLITLVEHGEI from the coding sequence ATGCCCGGATACGATCACCTTCCCAGAGAACATCGAGATGCACTCACCAACCTACCCAACCGCTTGGCTTTAAATGAATTTCTAGAGCAGGCTGTTTTGGAGATGCCCGGCATGGTAGCTATTTTAGAGTTGGACATCGATGGTATGAAGGAAGTAAATGACGAAGATGGCCACCCCGATGGGGACAAGTTTCTTCAAACAATTGCCGAAGTGCTTTCGGCAACGATTCGTTCGGAAGATAGATTTTTGGCCCACAAAAGTGGCGATGAATTTACAGTTATGCTGTCGAAGATCGACTCGGAAGAGGAGCTGGCAGTTATTCGAGAGCGTATTCGCGAAACACTCGACGATTATGGCATCGGCACTGCTATTGGGGGACGCATGCATCGCGAAGGGGAGACGGTGGAAGAGCTCTTAGCCGAAGCCGATAAACTCATGTATCAAGATAAAGTTGCGCGGAAAAAAGAGCGTTATGGCAATCCGGATACGATTCTAGTAATCCGAAGGATCGCCCGCCTTGCGCTTTCATCGGGCATTTCTCCGAGAGATCTCCCCACGCTCATTACACTCGTAGAGCACGGCGAGATCTAA
- a CDS encoding FAD-binding oxidoreductase has translation MDLQAELTKIFKGDVDTSAETLEFYSHDASLFELRPQVVTFPKDVTDIKALVSFVAAQKKEHPELNITPRTRGTCMSGGAIGESIILDVSKYMTTLYEVTPSSAHVQPGMTYKNFEIETLKQGSLMPSYPASRELAGLGGMVSNNAGGEKSLEYGKTDNFVTELKVVLADGNEYVVKPLTRTELNAKMEQDDFEGNLYRQTFELLDKHYDEIKAAAPKVTKDSTGYHLWNIWNRDTGIFDLTKLFVGSQGTLGIVTDIKFRLVPQPKHSGTLVCYMRDIATLGEVIPAVLAHKPATFESFDDNTLWLSFKFFFSFLSRLGLWSWIKLALQLIPDGIMLVKGIPQLILLIEFTGATPEEVTQKIHKAKLDLRRFHFTYMEEDDTEAKSKKFWLMRRESFNLLRSKVKDKHTAPFIDDLVVAPEHLTEFLPELREIIKKYKLLATVAGHMGDGNFHVIPLMKIEEPSERAKLEPAMKEVNTLVIKYGGSVSGEHNDGLIRGPWLEQMYSPSVLGYMKEIKHLYDPQNIFNPHKKTDATWEYSFNHIRKSF, from the coding sequence ATGGATTTACAAGCGGAACTTACGAAGATTTTTAAAGGCGACGTCGATACCTCTGCTGAAACACTAGAATTTTATTCACACGATGCAAGTTTGTTTGAGTTACGACCTCAAGTAGTGACATTTCCTAAAGATGTCACGGATATAAAAGCACTCGTATCGTTTGTTGCGGCGCAAAAAAAAGAACACCCGGAACTGAATATTACACCGCGTACCAGAGGAACGTGCATGTCAGGCGGTGCAATAGGCGAATCAATCATCCTGGATGTGAGTAAGTACATGACGACACTGTACGAAGTAACACCTTCAAGTGCGCACGTTCAACCGGGAATGACCTATAAAAACTTTGAAATCGAAACACTCAAGCAGGGCAGCCTTATGCCGAGCTATCCAGCGAGTCGTGAGCTTGCAGGCCTTGGCGGCATGGTAAGTAATAATGCCGGCGGTGAAAAGTCACTTGAGTATGGTAAAACAGATAACTTCGTCACCGAATTAAAAGTTGTTTTGGCCGACGGCAACGAATATGTAGTAAAACCACTGACGCGCACTGAACTCAATGCCAAAATGGAGCAAGACGATTTTGAAGGTAATCTCTATCGTCAAACGTTCGAGCTGCTCGATAAGCATTATGATGAGATAAAGGCAGCAGCGCCAAAAGTAACTAAAGACTCAACCGGCTATCACCTGTGGAATATCTGGAATCGTGATACAGGAATATTTGATCTTACGAAGTTATTTGTCGGCTCTCAGGGTACGCTAGGCATTGTTACCGATATCAAATTCCGGCTTGTTCCCCAGCCGAAGCACTCTGGGACGCTTGTATGTTATATGCGCGATATTGCCACGCTTGGTGAAGTAATTCCAGCCGTACTTGCCCATAAGCCCGCAACTTTTGAGAGCTTTGACGACAACACACTTTGGCTAAGCTTTAAGTTCTTCTTTTCTTTTTTGTCTCGTCTTGGCTTGTGGTCGTGGATCAAACTTGCTTTGCAACTTATTCCCGATGGCATCATGCTCGTCAAGGGTATCCCGCAGCTCATCCTTCTTATTGAATTTACCGGAGCTACCCCTGAGGAAGTCACCCAGAAGATTCATAAGGCCAAGCTGGATCTAAGACGATTCCACTTCACCTATATGGAAGAAGATGACACCGAGGCAAAGTCAAAAAAGTTCTGGCTTATGCGCCGGGAAAGCTTCAACCTACTACGCAGCAAAGTAAAAGATAAGCACACGGCACCATTTATCGATGATCTTGTCGTTGCACCTGAGCATCTTACGGAATTTCTTCCAGAGCTGCGTGAGATCATTAAAAAATACAAATTACTTGCGACCGTCGCGGGCCATATGGGTGATGGTAACTTCCATGTTATTCCTCTCATGAAAATCGAAGAACCAAGCGAACGGGCTAAACTAGAGCCTGCTATGAAAGAGGTCAATACGCTGGTTATCAAGTATGGCGGCTCCGTTTCTGGTGAACACAACGACGGGCTCATCCGTGGACCATGGCTCGAGCAAATGTATAGCCCGAGTGTTTTAGGGTATATGAAGGAAATAAAACACCTCTATGATCCGCAAAATATCTTCAATCCGCACAAAAAAACCGACGCAACTTGGGAATACAGCTTCAACCATATCCGCAAGTCCTTTTAA
- the dnaJ gene encoding molecular chaperone DnaJ has translation MSKRDYYEILGVSKSASADEIKKAFRKLAVKYHPDKDGGNEAKFKEVNEAYEVLKDQQKRQRYDQFGHAGVGSDSGGTSGGNPFEGFGGFGGQNVHFDFGDGGLGDIFGQFFGGGQNKRGPRKGRDVETTITLSFEQAVFGVEEQIELTMEDECSHCHGTTVEPGHSMKTCPTCKGAGQQTRVMNTIFGQIQQAVPCEMCRGTGKVPEKVCTVCRGKGTERRKQTIVLKVPAGIDDGATIRLRERGEAVGGGAKGDLYVHVRVKPHKKFTREGDIILSEEHVSMVDAALGTEIDVETVDGIIRMKVPAGTQSGTDFKLGSHGVAHLRGNTRGAHIVSIIVDIPTKLSKKQRELLEQFEGAKKKSLF, from the coding sequence ATGAGCAAACGTGATTATTACGAAATATTAGGGGTGTCTAAATCTGCTAGCGCCGATGAAATCAAAAAAGCTTTTCGTAAGCTGGCCGTTAAATATCACCCAGATAAAGATGGTGGTAATGAAGCTAAGTTCAAGGAAGTCAATGAAGCCTACGAAGTATTGAAAGACCAACAGAAGCGTCAGCGTTATGATCAATTTGGTCATGCTGGTGTGGGCAGCGATAGTGGCGGCACCAGCGGTGGTAATCCGTTTGAAGGGTTTGGGGGATTTGGAGGTCAAAACGTTCACTTCGATTTTGGTGACGGCGGCCTTGGAGATATCTTTGGCCAGTTCTTTGGCGGTGGGCAGAATAAGCGTGGGCCACGAAAAGGCAGGGATGTCGAAACAACGATCACGCTTAGCTTCGAGCAGGCTGTTTTTGGAGTTGAAGAACAAATTGAACTCACTATGGAAGATGAATGCTCGCATTGTCATGGCACGACGGTGGAGCCTGGTCATAGTATGAAAACTTGTCCTACGTGTAAGGGTGCGGGTCAGCAAACTCGTGTCATGAACACGATCTTTGGTCAGATCCAGCAAGCCGTGCCCTGTGAAATGTGTCGCGGCACAGGTAAGGTTCCTGAAAAAGTATGCACTGTATGTCGGGGCAAGGGAACAGAACGCCGTAAACAGACGATCGTTCTAAAGGTGCCCGCTGGTATTGATGACGGAGCAACGATTCGCCTAAGAGAACGAGGAGAAGCCGTGGGCGGCGGTGCAAAAGGTGACCTATATGTTCATGTTCGTGTAAAACCGCACAAAAAATTCACCCGTGAAGGCGATATTATCCTGAGCGAAGAGCACGTTTCTATGGTGGATGCAGCCCTTGGCACCGAAATTGACGTAGAAACGGTGGACGGCATCATCCGCATGAAAGTCCCGGCGGGAACACAAAGCGGTACCGATTTTAAGCTAGGCAGCCATGGTGTAGCTCATCTTCGAGGCAATACG